The Lentisphaerota bacterium nucleotide sequence GCAGGTTCGGCGGAAGGCCCGCGTCGCCCGGGTTCAGCCAATAGGTGTGCCAGCCCGGCTGAGTCGTCACTTCCACCGCCAGCGTGAACAGCGCGCCGGGCGCGATTGTGTCACGCTCGGCAATCAGATTCACCCGGTCCGCCGTCCCGTCTCCAGAATAACCCCGCAGCGAGGCGAGCATCATGGAGGCCATCAGCGGCACGAACCGAAGGTTGGGATTCCAGCCCCATCGCATCATACGCATGGTTGACTCCTTTCCGGACGGCGTCACAGATCATTCGACATCGCAGGCCTTCACATGCCAGATCTCGTCCGCATATTCCCGGATCGTCCGGTCGGAGGAGAACACCCCCGAACGGGCCACGTTGAGCAACGCCTTGCGATCCCATTCCAACGGCTTGCGGTACAGCGCGTCCACCGCAGTCTGGGTATCGATATAGGCCCGCAGATCGGCCAGCAGCATGTAATAATCGTTGTAATCGAGCAGGGTTTGGATGATCGGATCAAACAAACCGGGCGACAGAACGCAAAACACGTTTTGCTGGATCAAATGGATCGCCCGGCGGATTTCAGGATCACGCTCGCACACATCCCGCGACCGGTAGGCGGGGCGTTTTGCCGTAACCTCCTCGGCGCGCAGGCCGAAGATGAAGATGTTTTCTTCGCCTGCGGCCTCGCAAATCTCAACATTTGCGCCGTCCAGCGTGCCGACCGTCAGCGCCCCGTTGAGCATCAACTTCATGTTGCCCGTCCCCGACGCTTCCGTCCCCGCGAGCGAAATCTGTTCACTGACGTTTGCGGCTGGGATGATCTTCTCTGCCAGCGATACGCGGTAGTCGGGCAGGAAGACGACCTTGATTTTCTGGCTGATCAGGGGGTGGGTGTTGACCACTTCGGCGACACCGTGTATCAGCCGAATAATCAGTTTTGCGATGTAATAGCCTGGAGCGGCCTTGGCGGAGAAGATGAACGTCCGCGGATGCACGTCGAGATCGGGGTCACGGATCATCCGGTCAAACAAGACGATGATGTACAACACCAGCAGCAACTGGCGTTTGTATTCGTGCAGCCGTTTCACCTGGACATCAAACAGCGACTCGGGGTCAACCGTCACGCCGACGGTTGCGAGGATATGCGCGGCCAGCGCCTCCTTATTGGCCTGTTTCGTCGCCCGGAACGCCTTCAGAAACGCCCGGTCCTGCGTCAGCGGCTCGAGCTTGCGGAGTTGGAAGAGGTCGGTGATCCATCCCGACCCGATCCGGCTGGTGATCAAGTCCGCCAGGCCGGGGTTGGCCTGGAGCAGCCAGCGCCGCTGCGTGATGCCATTGGTTTTGTTCTGAAACTTCTCGGGCCACAAATCCGCAAAATCGGCGAACAGCTTTTTGCGGATAATTTCGGAATGCAGCTTGGCCACGCCGTTGACCGTTGACGCGCCGATGATCGCCAGATTGGCCATCCGCACATGCTTCTCCCCCACATCGTCGATTATGCTCATCCGTTGCAGGCGGTCCACATCGCCCGGCCATCGCCCCGCGACGTGACGCACAAAACGGCCGTTGATCTCGTAAATGATCTGCATGTGCCGGGGCAGCAGCCGCTGCATGAGCGGCACGCTCCACTTCTCCAAAGCCTCCGGGAGGATCGTGTGATTGGTGTAGCCCACGCAGCGGCAGGCCAGATTCCAGGCGAAATCCCAGTCCAGATGCTCCCGGTCGATCAGCAGGCGCATCAACTCGGGAATGACCAGCGCCGGATGGGTCTCGTTGAGCTGGATGAAGACCTTGTCGGGCAGGGCGACCCAATCGTCATGCGCGTTCTGAAACCGCCGCAGCATGTCCTGAACCGAGCACGAGACGAAGAAATACTGCTGGCGCAGCCGCAGTTCCTTGCCTTCGAGAACATTGTCATTCGGATACAGCACCTTGGTGATGTTCTCGGCCAGCACCTTGTTCTCGACCGCCTCAACATAAGATCCCCGGTTGAAATCATCGAAGTTGAACGCATCGTCGGCCCGCGCCGACCACAGGCGGAGGGTGTTCACCACCTTGCCCCCATAACCGACGATCGGCAGGTCGAACGGCACTCCGATCACCGGCTTCGCGTTGATCCAGCGCCATTCCATGCGGCCGTCACTTCGGACCGTCTCGACCGCGCCTTCAAACAGGACCGATTGCGCGTATTCGGGCCGTGCCACCTCCCACGGATAGCCGTTTTTGAGCCAGTGGTCTGGTTCCTCGACCTGTGCGCCGCTGATAATGCGCTGGGTGAAAATGCCGTAATCGTAACGGAGCCCGTATCCCATGCTGGGAATCTGCATCGTCGACATCGAGTCGAGGAAACACGCGGCCAGGCGGCCCAAGCCACCATTGCCCAGCCCGGCGTCGGCCTCGTAGTCGCGCAGCGTGGTCCAATCCAGACCGACCTCCTCCAGCGCCTCGCGGCAGGATTCCTCCATCCGCAAGTTGATCACGTTGTTGCTCAGCAACCGCCCGATCAGAAACTCCAGGGAGAGGTAGTACACGCGCTTGACATTCTGCTCATGATAGATTCGTTGCGTGGCGATCCACCGTTCCACCAGACGGTCGCGCACCGCATTGGCCAATGCGGTATAACAGTCACGATCCGTGGCCAGCCCCTGGTCCTTCGAGAGCGTGTACCGCAGATGCCACGCGAAATCCTCCCGCAGCCCTTCGGTCGTCATCGCCACACGGCGGTCGTGCATCTTCCGAAATGTCTTCTTGGTCGTTCCCATGTTCGCACTCCTCGCTAAAATTGACGGAGCCACTTTACACAAAAAGACCGCCGGTATCGAGTAAAATTCCCGTTCGGAAATTGTGAATCGTGGTTTGACTATTATCACCCTCCCCGCGATAATGAACCGCGATCCAGTGGATGACGGTGTGGGCCGTGGGCGGGTCTGTGTGACGTTTGGGCAGTCCGGCACACTCTGGAACGATTGGTATGTCACAACACGCACGTAAAAACAAGAAAGCGCCGCCTGCGGCATCAACGGTGCTGGACCGTCTGATCCGGTGGTTGGTGATTGCGGTGATGGTCACGGTGGCGGGCTGGGGGTTGAGTCGGGTGCCTTGGCCGATCAGGCCGACATCCGATCCGTCCATGAATCCAGCCGATGGCGACCACGCGAAAATCATCGCAGCCGAGCGAGAGCTGGCCGCGCTGGCCGCATTGAAGCCGTTGCCCGCGCCTCCCGCAGACCTGATGCCCCTGTCGGCCGGCGATGCGAGCTTGACGCGTTCAGCTTTGGAAAAAGCCGCAACACAGGTCCGTCTGGTGGCGAGCGAGGCCCGCGATGAGTTAAAGAACTTGGGTCTGTCCGAGTCCGAGGATGCCGGTCTCGTGTCCGCTGACTGGCTGGCCGGAGAAACCGCGTTCTCGTTGGGATCGTGGGAAGAGGCGGAACAGGCCTACTACCGCATCGTCAACCGCATCCGCAAACTTCGGGCCGTGGTGCGCATGGCCCGCGATCTCGATGTCAGCGAGCAGGCTCTCACAGCCGATTTGGCGGCGAATCGGGAGTTGCTGCGAACGTTCGGTGGCGAGCGGTTGCGTGAGGTGGTCGCATTGGCGACGCAGGCGCGCGGGCAATCGGCGGGAGACCCGATCGCCAGAGCCAAGCTCTATCAGGAGGCGCTGATCAAGCTGCCTCAGGCCGTCGGCGAGGCTCGCCAAGCCGAGCGCCGCGAGAAGATTGGCACGCTGCTGCAGCTCGCCGGACGGGCGGCCGAACGCGGCGACTGGGTGG carries:
- a CDS encoding glycogen/starch/alpha-glucan phosphorylase, which gives rise to MHDRRVAMTTEGLREDFAWHLRYTLSKDQGLATDRDCYTALANAVRDRLVERWIATQRIYHEQNVKRVYYLSLEFLIGRLLSNNVINLRMEESCREALEEVGLDWTTLRDYEADAGLGNGGLGRLAACFLDSMSTMQIPSMGYGLRYDYGIFTQRIISGAQVEEPDHWLKNGYPWEVARPEYAQSVLFEGAVETVRSDGRMEWRWINAKPVIGVPFDLPIVGYGGKVVNTLRLWSARADDAFNFDDFNRGSYVEAVENKVLAENITKVLYPNDNVLEGKELRLRQQYFFVSCSVQDMLRRFQNAHDDWVALPDKVFIQLNETHPALVIPELMRLLIDREHLDWDFAWNLACRCVGYTNHTILPEALEKWSVPLMQRLLPRHMQIIYEINGRFVRHVAGRWPGDVDRLQRMSIIDDVGEKHVRMANLAIIGASTVNGVAKLHSEIIRKKLFADFADLWPEKFQNKTNGITQRRWLLQANPGLADLITSRIGSGWITDLFQLRKLEPLTQDRAFLKAFRATKQANKEALAAHILATVGVTVDPESLFDVQVKRLHEYKRQLLLVLYIIVLFDRMIRDPDLDVHPRTFIFSAKAAPGYYIAKLIIRLIHGVAEVVNTHPLISQKIKVVFLPDYRVSLAEKIIPAANVSEQISLAGTEASGTGNMKLMLNGALTVGTLDGANVEICEAAGEENIFIFGLRAEEVTAKRPAYRSRDVCERDPEIRRAIHLIQQNVFCVLSPGLFDPIIQTLLDYNDYYMLLADLRAYIDTQTAVDALYRKPLEWDRKALLNVARSGVFSSDRTIREYADEIWHVKACDVE